Proteins from a single region of Echeneis naucrates chromosome 14, fEcheNa1.1, whole genome shotgun sequence:
- the arhgef12b gene encoding rho guanine nucleotide exchange factor 12: MSDTQSTLTDRTPSILNKDPTDKKPKNDKSSVSLKHEFDPTGLVQRCVIIQRDENGFGLTVSGDNPVFVQLVKEDGAAMRAGVQTGDRIIKVNGTLVTHSNHIEVVKLIKSGSYVALTVLGRPPGLPQIPLEEEEDAKEEGADFSTPSSLSVPTSPVLPGGERCSQEQVTPPPPDGDESKLMRSHMIDNLQKMLTKEQLDLQAKEEECSRKPRPKLVKEIQEAKKHISRLQEQLGKATTLIQDGVTVSREAEVGVDGGPPAKEPASSSGGDGGNDRPSTNNNSGVSQMHGGPFLENPGKKETPCQSPDVGRRGGLSSSANAEDNTDADSSAQCIVGNPPYLIHPQIIGAEDDYFDSQQEQINGQCSCFQSIDLLKSRPAHLAVFLHHVVSQFDPVPLLCYLYADMHKQTSSKESRRFFMEFHSLFMDRTANLKVSVPETIGAELEKRRLELIPEDLCKQYTQLLQDTLLPDLHKNLEDFRQKRSMGLTLAEDELSKLDVERGKDQQASEKECSCAEHIISKIEDVLLTSQPSEDEKCQTMQYVILTYMKHLGVKVKEPRGLEHKRARINFLPKIKKSIKPEKEGEEKVKKPRFPNILGPPRRLSRVDSTSVGKAVEMNKQRSPKQPPHSAFGIPEQPDSAASNPGSRSRSNQISEGSDAGAQVLPSPTHSFAIVQASDTSGHDSDSNLSPFPMPSRLGDGLQAGEQQDGVFVPTGTQFDFSPSNLDQLQEEDQETFSRMEVQCAASSADVQSEDDQGGEVECEDDLPNWQSLVSRGVLASLTPQEIKRQEVINELFYTERAHLRTLKVLDCVFYQRLNRDGILPPDDIKHIFINLEEIIQLHVSITEQMTATRKRSETSVIGQIGDDLLAWFSGKEEEKIKRAVGTFCCNQPSALELIKTKKKKDQRFNLFMQEAESNRLCRRLQLKDIIPVEMQRLTKYPLLLDNIVKYTEDGEEKKKVKKAGECCKKILNHVNQAVKEAENIQRLKEYQRRLDISSLKQNENPMILELKNLDLTKRKMVHEGPLSWKVNKDKTIELYTILLEDILVLLQKQDERLVLKFHGKNPASAADTKNIFSPIIKLNTVLVRPVATDNKSFFMLSMSENGPQIYELMAQTVSDQRTWQCLITQRAEAMKAKPHSSHTPPGQSDAERDAIEIIDQPCKDPNGTSSGDKDATSCPDIQTPLASINPFDGMKSEDEEEELAVADRQEEEEEDEEVDEAELEAFLDGQLADRLPFLQQEGSRRGIAIEDQEHSAFGVTSSKAEDALQTLAMLKQALFNHMMSRETEEEKEATEEKKNFSASTPGSPKGSSSARHESRAATSSQKDDPQLPPGHTNPSETTERNSGFVVLDFNVGCEESSTDDDGGLGVDVGIDMRKLLSSSSQTGGSGGPNLSRQLMTHLRLLQADLQYLKEVEMKYNELRQSQSDTTTDSDDNYGVFPFSKSPGTIR, translated from the exons ATGAGCGACACACAGTCCACACTCACTGACAG GACCCCAAGCATTCTCAACAAAGACCCCACAGACAAGAAACCGAAGAATGACAAATCCTCCGTCTCCCTCAAACATGAATTTGATCCAACAG gTCTTGTCCAGCGTTGTGTGATAATCCAGAGAGATGAAAATGGCTTCGGGCTGACCGTCAGCGGAGACAACCCCGTGTTTGTGCAGCTGGTCAAAGAAG ATGGGGCGGCAATGCGAGCAGGCGtccagacaggagacaggatcATCAAG GTTAATGGGACCTTAGTTACACATTCCAACCACATAGAGGTTGTAAAGCTGATAAAAT CGGGCTCCTATGTCGCCCTGACGGTGCTGGGGAGGCCTCCGGGCCTTCCTCAGATCCccctggaggaggaagaggatgcaAAGGAGGAAGGGGCAGATTTCAGcactccctcctctctctctgtgccgACCTCACCCGTGCTACCAGGCGGGGAGCGTTGCAGCCAAGAGCAGGtgaccccccctccacctgATGGG GATGAGAGCAAACTCATGCGTAGCCACATGATCGACAACTTGCAAAAGATGTTAACCAAAGAGCAGCTGGACTTACAG GCGAAGGAGGAGGAGTGCAGCAGAAAACCCCGACCCAAGCTGGTGAAGGAGATCCAGGAGGCGAAGAAGCACATTTCACGGCTGCAGGAGCAGCTCGGCAAAGCGACGACACTGATCCAG gatGGAGTCACTGTGTCCAGGGAGGCTGAGGTGGGGGTCGACGGCGGGCCTCCTGCGAAGGAACCAGCTTCATCCTCGGGGGGTGACGGCGGCAACGACAGGCCCTCGACTAATAATAACTCC GGTGTGTCTCAGATGCATGGTGGCCCCTTCTTAGAAAATCCAGGCAAGAAAGAGACACCCTGTCAGAGCCCGGACGTCGGCCGGCGAGGCGGACTCAGCTCATCGGCCAACGCTGAGGACAACACTGACGct GACTCCAGTGCccagtgcattgtgggtaatcCGCCTTACCTCATCCACCCCCAGATTATTGGAGCGGAGGATGACTACTTTGATTCTCAGCAAGAGCAG ATTAACGGACAGTGCAGCTGTTTCCAGAGTATCGACCTGCTGAAGTCTCGGCCGGCTCACCTGGCAGTTTTCCTCCATCATGTCGTCTCACAGTTCGACCCCGTGCCTCTG CTGTGTTACCTCTACGctgacatgcacaaacaaaccagCTCCAAAGAAAGCCGACGTTTCTTCATGGAGTTCCACTCGCTCTTCATGGATCGAACAGCG AATCTCAAAGTGTCCGTGCCAGAGACGATTGGAGCAGAACTGG AGAAGCGGAGGCTGGAGTTAATCCCCGAGGATCTCTGCAAACAGTACACCCAGCTGTTACAGGACACACTGCTGCCAGACCTGCACAAGAACCTGGAAGACTTCAG ACAGAAGCGCAGCATGGGTCTGACGCTGGCTGAGGATGAGCTGTCCAAGCTGGACGTGGAGCGAGGGAAAGACCAGCAGGCCTCGGAGAAGGAGTGCTCCTGCGCCGAACACATCATCTCCAAGATCGAGGACGTCCT GTTGACTTCACAGCCCTCAGAAGACGAGAAGTG CCAAACAATGCAGTATGTGATTCTCACCTACATGAAGCACCTCGGGGTGAAAGTGAAGGAACCTCGAGGCCTCGAGCACAAACGAGCACGAATCAATTTCCTTCCCAAAATTAAG AAGAGCATCAAGcctgagaaggagggagaggagaaggtgAAAAAGCCTCGCTTTCCCAACATCCTCGGACCGCCGAGGCGCCTGAGCAGAGTGGATTCAACTTCAG TCGGTAAGGCCGTGGAGATGAACAAGCAGCGCTCACCGAAGCAGCCCCCCCATTCGGCCTTCGGCATCCCGGAGCAGCCCGACTCCGCCGCCTCGAATCCTGGATCACGGAGTCGTTCCAATCAGATCAGCGAGGGATCCGACGCTGGCGCCCAAGTTCTGCCCTCCCCGACGCACAGCTTCGCCATCGTTCAGGCCTCAGACACCAGCGGACACGACTCCGACTCCA ACTTGTCTCCGTTCCCCATGCCGTCCAGACTTGGAGACGGTCTGCAGGCCGGAGAGCAGCAGGACGGCGTCTTCGTTCCGACCGGcactcagtttgacttcagcCCGTCCAACCTGGACCAGCTACAGGAGGAGGATCAGGAGACATTCAG CAGGATGGAGGTGCAGTGTGCAGCGAGCTCGGCCGACGTCCAGAGCGAGGACGACCAAGGCGGCGAGGTCGAGTGTGAAGACGACCTTCCGAACTGGCAGAGTCTGGTGAGCCGAGGCGTCCTGGCCAGCCTGACGCCGCAGGAGATCAAACGGCAGGAAGTCATCAACG AGCTCTTCTACACCGAGCGGGCCCACTTGCGGACGCTGAAGGTGCTGGACTGTGTTTTCTACCAGAGGCTGAACAGAGACGGCATCCTCCCCCCCGACGACATCAAACACATCTTCATCAACCTGGAGGAGATCATCCAGCTGCACG TTTCTATAACGGAGCAAATGACGGCGACCAGGAAGAGGAGCGAGACGTCGGTGATCGGTCAGATCGGAGACGATCTGCTGGCGTGG TTCAGCGgcaaggaagaggagaagattaAACGAGCGGTGGGAACTTTCTGCTGTAACCAGCCGTCTGCGCTGGAGCTCATCAagaccaagaagaagaaggaccAGAGGTTCAACTTATTCATGCAG GAAGCTGAGAGCAACCGTCTGTGTCGCAGGCTCCAGCTCAAAGATATCATCCCCGTAGAGATGCAGAGGCTGACCAAATACCCGCTGCTGCTGGACAACATCGTGAAATACACGG AGGATGgcgaggaaaagaaaaaggtgaagaAGGCCGGCGAGTGTTGCAAAAAGATCCTCAACCACGTCAACCAGGCCGTCAAAGAGGCAGAGAACATACAG AGGCTGAAGGAATATCAGAGAAGGTTGGACATTTCCTCGCTCAAACAGAATGAAAACCCCATGATCCTGGAGCTGAAG aatCTGGACCTGACGAAAAGGAAGATGGTGCACGAGGGACCTCTCTCCTGGAAAGTCAATAAAGACAAGACGATCG AGCTGTATACGATTCTCCTGGAGGACATTCTGGTTTTACTGCAGAAGCAGGACGAACGTCTGGTCCTCAAGTTCCACGGCAAGAATCCGGCCAGCGCCGCCGACACCAAGAACATCTTCAGCCCCATCATCAAACTCAACACCGTGCTGGTTCGTCCGGTGGCGACAG ACAACAAGTCTTTCTTCATGCTGTCCATGTCGGAAAACGGGCCTCAGATCTACGAGCTGATGGCTCAGACGGTGTCCGATCAGAGGAC gtggCAGTGCCTGATCACTCAACGTGCCGAGGCCATGAAGGCCAAACCTCACAGCAGCCACACACCTCCCGGCCAGTCTGA CGCTGAGCGAGATGCCATTGAGATCATCGACCAGCCGTGTAAAGATCCAAACGGGACATCAAGTGGAG atAAAGACGCCACTTCCTGTCCAGACATCCAAACTCCGCTGGCCAGTATCAACCCCTTCGACGGCATGAAATCAGAGGACGAGGAAGAAGAGCTGGCTGTGGCggacagacaggaggaagaggaggaggatgaggaggtggaTGAAGCTGAACTCGAGGCCTTCCTGGATGGGCAGCTGGCAGACAGACTGCCcttcctgcagcaggaagggTCACGTCGGGGCATCGCCATCGAGGACCAGGAGCACAGCGCGTTCGGCGTGACCTCCTCCAAAGCTGAGGACGCTCTACAGACAT TGGCGATGCTCAAGCAGGCTCTTTTCAACCacatgatgagcagagagacggaggaggagaaggaggcgacagaggagaaaaagaactTCAGTGCCTCCACGCCCGGGAGCCCCAAGGGGTCGTCTTCTGCTCGCCATGAGAGCCGAGCAGCCACAAGTTCACAGAAAGACGACCCACAACTCcctcctggacacacaaacccGTCGGAGACGACCGAACGCAACA GTGGTTTTGTGGTTCTGGATTTCAACGTGGGCTGCGAAGAAAGCAGCACTGACGACGACGGCGGGTTGGGAGTCGATGTGGGCATCGACATGAGGAAGCTGTTGTCGTCCTCCTCGCAGACGGGAGGCAGCGGCGGGCCCAACCTCAGCCGGCAGCTCATGACACACCTGCGGCTCCTCCAGGCCGACCTGCAGTATCTGAAG GAGGTGGAAATGAAGTACAACGAGCTGCGGCAATCACAGAGCGACACAACGACCGACTCAGACGACAACTATGGTGTGTTTCCCTTTTCCAAGTCGCCGGGAACGATCCGCTAA
- the tlcd5b gene encoding TLC domain-containing protein 5: MPVLEVLCSLVGWLGLYLLFCCTFSRRGPEWSCRLVTLCHGVVIVLLTAYVVFIDGPWPLTHAGTENTELQIFALAVCLGYFFFDVGWCVCYRTEGPVMMAHHAASILGILLALFMGVSACETCGVVFGSELTNPLLQTRWFLRQLGLYDSWLGDVVDLLFILLFAVVRLGVGTVMFYCELTSPRTSLIMKLGGVAMYGLAWVFMVDIARFGYKKSRAKYKRWSEKHKLKENNTQKQKLDHSD, encoded by the exons ATGCCGGTGCTGGAGGTGCTCTGCAGCCTGGTGGGCTGGCTTGGCCTCTACCTGCTGTTCTGCTGCACATTCAGCCGGCGGGGGCCCGAGTGGAGCTGCCGTCTGGTCACTCTGTGTCACGGGGTCGTCATTGTGCTGCTGACGGCCTACGTTGTCTTCATAGACGGACCCTGGCCCCTCACACATGCAG GTACAGAGAACACTGAGCTGCAGATCTTCGCCTTGGCCGTCTGCCTCGGCTACTTCTTCTTCGACGtcggctggtgtgtgtgttatcgCACGGAGGGCCCCGTCATGATGGCCCACCACGCCGCCAGCATCCTGGGCATCCTGCTGGCGCTGTTCATGGGGGTGTCGGCCTGCGAGACCTGCGGGGTGGTCTTCGGCAGCGAGCTCACCAACCCCCTGCTGCAGACCCGCTGGTTCCTCCGTCAGCTGGGCCTGTACGACAGCTGGCTGGGCGACGTGGTCGACCTGCTTTTCATCTTGCTGTTCGCCGTCGTGCGCCTGGGAGTCGGCACCGTGATGTTTTACTGCGAGCTCACTTCTCCCAGGACCTCGCTGATAATGAAGCTCGGCGGCGTGGCCATGTACGGCCTGGCCTGGGTGTTCATGGTGGACATAGCCAGGTTCGGCTACAAGAAGAGCAGAGCCAAGTACAAAAGATGGAGCGAGAAgcacaaactgaaggaaaataacacacaaaaacaaaaactggaccaCAGTGactga